Proteins co-encoded in one Prunus persica cultivar Lovell chromosome G6, Prunus_persica_NCBIv2, whole genome shotgun sequence genomic window:
- the LOC18774280 gene encoding pectin acetylesterase 5 isoform X1 codes for MAVENLASNSMANISWLHGLLWWRNWGKREWAISAIGFAVFVFALAFVSYSWISDPDSNLSSSFHRITATDLVDLTLLHNATRRGAVCLDGSLPGYHYQKGFGSGANSWVLYIEGGGWCNTIESCFWRREIHLGSSKHMGHRVHFTGILSPHQAQNPEFFNWNRVKVQYCDGASLAGHPDKELRNGTRLFFRGQLIWEALMDKFFSLGLSKAKQALLAGCSAGGLAALIHCDEFRGLLPKNVTVKCLADAGFFLDEKDVIENPTMRYFFHDVFILHGLRKSLHKDCIARKEPAECLFPKEIIKNIATPVFLLHSAYDFWQIQNILIPEGSDLYHYWQKCRLDIHNCNATQVEILKGYRRSLLKALKEFQKNKEGGMFISSCFIHCQAWMTETWHAPTSPRINNKTIAESVGDWYFNRNASKKIDCPFLCNPTCYHVNFTHG; via the exons ATGGCGGTGGAGAATTTGGCTTCAAATTCAATGGCGAATATTTCTTGGCTTCACGGCCTGCTATGGTGGAGAAACTGGGGCAAAAGAGAATGGGCAATATCAGCCATCGGATTTGCCGTCTTTGTCTTCGCTCTCGCTTTCGTCTCCTACTCTTGGATCTCTGATCCAGACTCCAACCTCAGCTCCTCATTCCATCGAATCACCGCCACCGATTTGGTCGACTTAACCTTGTTGCACAACGCCACACGTAGAGGCGCAG TTTGCTTAGATGGGAGTTTGCCTGGCTACCATTATCAAAAGGGCTTTGGTTCTGGCGCCAATAGTTGGGTGCTTTACATTGAG GGTGGAGGTTGGTGCAATACAATAGAATCGTGTTTTTGGCGTAGAGAGATCCATTTAGGGTCTTCCAAACATATGGGACATCGAGTTCACTTTACTGGGATTTTAAGCCCTCACCAAGCACAAAATCCTG AATTCTTTAACTGGAACAGAGTCAAAGTGCAGTATTGTGATGGTGCATCTTTAGCCGGCCACCCGGATAAGGAGTTGAGG AATGGAACACGTCTTTTCTTTAGGGGCCAGCTCATCTGGGAAGCACTTATGGATAAGTTCTTCTCACTTGGCCTGTCGAAGGCGAAACAG GCCCTTCTTGCAGGATGCTCCGCTGGTGGATTGGCGGCTCTTATACATTGTGATGAATTTCGTGGTCTTCTGCCTAAGAATGTAACTGTCAAATGTCTTGCTGATGCAGGTTTTTTTCTTGATGA GAAAGATGTTATCGAAAATCCCACCATGAGATATTTCTTTCACGATGTTTTCATCCTTCAC GGTTTAAGAAAAAGTTTACACAAGGATTGTATTGCAAGAAAGGAACCAGCTGAG TGTCTCTTTCCTaaagaaattattaaaaacattgcCACCCCAGTGTTCCTCCTCCACTCAGCTTATGATTTTTGGCAG ATACAAAATATCTTGATACCTGAAGGATCAGATCTGTATCACTACTGGCAAAAGTGCAGACTGGACATTCATAATTGCAATGCTACCCAGGTTGAAATACTGAAAG GTTACCGCAGATCTCTTTTGAAGGCGCTAAAAGAATTCCAGAAAAATAAGGAAGGAGGAATGTTTATAAGTTCATGCTTTATTCATTGCCAGGCATGGATGACTGAGACATGGCATGCTCCTACTTCTCCACGAATAAACAATAAG ACAATTGCAGAGTCCGTTGGCGATTGGTACTTTAATCGAAATGCATCAAAGAAAATTGACTGCCCGTTTCTATGCAATCCTACCTGCTATCATGTGAATTTCACACACGGTTGA
- the LOC18774280 gene encoding pectin acetylesterase 5 isoform X2, producing the protein MAVENLASNSMANISWLHGLLWWRNWGKREWAISAIGFAVFVFALAFVSYSWISDPDSNLSSSFHRITATDLVDLTLLHNATRRGAVCLDGSLPGYHYQKGFGSGANSWVLYIEGGGWCNTIESCFWRREIHLGSSKHMGHRVHFTGILSPHQAQNPEFFNWNRVKVQYCDGASLAGHPDKELRNGTRLFFRGQLIWEALMDKFFSLGLSKAKQDAPLVDWRLLYIVMNFVVFCLRMKDVIENPTMRYFFHDVFILHGLRKSLHKDCIARKEPAECLFPKEIIKNIATPVFLLHSAYDFWQIQNILIPEGSDLYHYWQKCRLDIHNCNATQVEILKGYRRSLLKALKEFQKNKEGGMFISSCFIHCQAWMTETWHAPTSPRINNKTIAESVGDWYFNRNASKKIDCPFLCNPTCYHVNFTHG; encoded by the exons ATGGCGGTGGAGAATTTGGCTTCAAATTCAATGGCGAATATTTCTTGGCTTCACGGCCTGCTATGGTGGAGAAACTGGGGCAAAAGAGAATGGGCAATATCAGCCATCGGATTTGCCGTCTTTGTCTTCGCTCTCGCTTTCGTCTCCTACTCTTGGATCTCTGATCCAGACTCCAACCTCAGCTCCTCATTCCATCGAATCACCGCCACCGATTTGGTCGACTTAACCTTGTTGCACAACGCCACACGTAGAGGCGCAG TTTGCTTAGATGGGAGTTTGCCTGGCTACCATTATCAAAAGGGCTTTGGTTCTGGCGCCAATAGTTGGGTGCTTTACATTGAG GGTGGAGGTTGGTGCAATACAATAGAATCGTGTTTTTGGCGTAGAGAGATCCATTTAGGGTCTTCCAAACATATGGGACATCGAGTTCACTTTACTGGGATTTTAAGCCCTCACCAAGCACAAAATCCTG AATTCTTTAACTGGAACAGAGTCAAAGTGCAGTATTGTGATGGTGCATCTTTAGCCGGCCACCCGGATAAGGAGTTGAGG AATGGAACACGTCTTTTCTTTAGGGGCCAGCTCATCTGGGAAGCACTTATGGATAAGTTCTTCTCACTTGGCCTGTCGAAGGCGAAACAG GATGCTCCGCTGGTGGATTGGCGGCTCTTATACATTGTGATGAATTTCGTGGTCTTCTGCCTAAGAAT GAAAGATGTTATCGAAAATCCCACCATGAGATATTTCTTTCACGATGTTTTCATCCTTCAC GGTTTAAGAAAAAGTTTACACAAGGATTGTATTGCAAGAAAGGAACCAGCTGAG TGTCTCTTTCCTaaagaaattattaaaaacattgcCACCCCAGTGTTCCTCCTCCACTCAGCTTATGATTTTTGGCAG ATACAAAATATCTTGATACCTGAAGGATCAGATCTGTATCACTACTGGCAAAAGTGCAGACTGGACATTCATAATTGCAATGCTACCCAGGTTGAAATACTGAAAG GTTACCGCAGATCTCTTTTGAAGGCGCTAAAAGAATTCCAGAAAAATAAGGAAGGAGGAATGTTTATAAGTTCATGCTTTATTCATTGCCAGGCATGGATGACTGAGACATGGCATGCTCCTACTTCTCCACGAATAAACAATAAG ACAATTGCAGAGTCCGTTGGCGATTGGTACTTTAATCGAAATGCATCAAAGAAAATTGACTGCCCGTTTCTATGCAATCCTACCTGCTATCATGTGAATTTCACACACGGTTGA
- the LOC18774280 gene encoding pectin acetylesterase 5 isoform X3 yields MAVENLASNSMANISWLHGLLWWRNWGKREWAISAIGFAVFVFALAFVSYSWISDPDSNLSSSFHRITATDLVDLTLLHNATRRGAVCLDGSLPGYHYQKGFGSGANSWVLYIEGGGWCNTIESCFWRREIHLGSSKHMGHRVHFTGILSPHQAQNPEFFNWNRVKVQYCDGASLAGHPDKELRNGTRLFFRGQLIWEALMDKFFSLGLSKAKQALLAGCSAGGLAALIHCDEFRGLLPKNGLRKSLHKDCIARKEPAECLFPKEIIKNIATPVFLLHSAYDFWQIQNILIPEGSDLYHYWQKCRLDIHNCNATQVEILKGYRRSLLKALKEFQKNKEGGMFISSCFIHCQAWMTETWHAPTSPRINNKTIAESVGDWYFNRNASKKIDCPFLCNPTCYHVNFTHG; encoded by the exons ATGGCGGTGGAGAATTTGGCTTCAAATTCAATGGCGAATATTTCTTGGCTTCACGGCCTGCTATGGTGGAGAAACTGGGGCAAAAGAGAATGGGCAATATCAGCCATCGGATTTGCCGTCTTTGTCTTCGCTCTCGCTTTCGTCTCCTACTCTTGGATCTCTGATCCAGACTCCAACCTCAGCTCCTCATTCCATCGAATCACCGCCACCGATTTGGTCGACTTAACCTTGTTGCACAACGCCACACGTAGAGGCGCAG TTTGCTTAGATGGGAGTTTGCCTGGCTACCATTATCAAAAGGGCTTTGGTTCTGGCGCCAATAGTTGGGTGCTTTACATTGAG GGTGGAGGTTGGTGCAATACAATAGAATCGTGTTTTTGGCGTAGAGAGATCCATTTAGGGTCTTCCAAACATATGGGACATCGAGTTCACTTTACTGGGATTTTAAGCCCTCACCAAGCACAAAATCCTG AATTCTTTAACTGGAACAGAGTCAAAGTGCAGTATTGTGATGGTGCATCTTTAGCCGGCCACCCGGATAAGGAGTTGAGG AATGGAACACGTCTTTTCTTTAGGGGCCAGCTCATCTGGGAAGCACTTATGGATAAGTTCTTCTCACTTGGCCTGTCGAAGGCGAAACAG GCCCTTCTTGCAGGATGCTCCGCTGGTGGATTGGCGGCTCTTATACATTGTGATGAATTTCGTGGTCTTCTGCCTAAGAAT GGTTTAAGAAAAAGTTTACACAAGGATTGTATTGCAAGAAAGGAACCAGCTGAG TGTCTCTTTCCTaaagaaattattaaaaacattgcCACCCCAGTGTTCCTCCTCCACTCAGCTTATGATTTTTGGCAG ATACAAAATATCTTGATACCTGAAGGATCAGATCTGTATCACTACTGGCAAAAGTGCAGACTGGACATTCATAATTGCAATGCTACCCAGGTTGAAATACTGAAAG GTTACCGCAGATCTCTTTTGAAGGCGCTAAAAGAATTCCAGAAAAATAAGGAAGGAGGAATGTTTATAAGTTCATGCTTTATTCATTGCCAGGCATGGATGACTGAGACATGGCATGCTCCTACTTCTCCACGAATAAACAATAAG ACAATTGCAGAGTCCGTTGGCGATTGGTACTTTAATCGAAATGCATCAAAGAAAATTGACTGCCCGTTTCTATGCAATCCTACCTGCTATCATGTGAATTTCACACACGGTTGA